The following proteins are encoded in a genomic region of Bosea beijingensis:
- a CDS encoding chemotaxis protein CheW produces MLFLMFQLGRDRYVLETGQVEAVLPLLSAKQLPGAPAGVTGAISYRGRPVPVVDLALLALGRPAEPRLSTRIILLRYPAAQGRDDLLGLLVEQAVETIERDVADFTTSGVEAGMPPYLGPVASDEHGLIQWVRGEALLTPEIRDILFRQQATEP; encoded by the coding sequence ATGCTGTTTCTGATGTTCCAGTTGGGGCGGGATCGCTATGTGCTCGAGACCGGGCAGGTCGAGGCCGTGCTGCCGCTGCTCAGCGCCAAGCAATTGCCCGGCGCACCTGCGGGCGTCACCGGCGCGATCAGCTATCGCGGCCGGCCTGTGCCTGTCGTCGATCTCGCGCTGCTGGCGCTCGGGCGTCCGGCCGAGCCGCGCCTGAGCACCCGCATCATCCTGCTGCGCTATCCGGCCGCGCAGGGCCGCGACGATCTTCTCGGACTGCTGGTCGAACAGGCCGTCGAGACGATCGAGCGCGACGTCGCGGATTTCACCACCTCCGGCGTCGAGGCTGGCATGCCGCCCTATCTTGGTCCGGTCGCCAGCGACGAGCACGGTCTGATCCAGTGGGTTCGGGGCGAGGCCCTGCTCACGCCGGAGATCCGCGATATCCTGTTCCGTCAGCAAGCGACGGAACCGTGA
- a CDS encoding M81 family metallopeptidase: MSFTVLTAEFSHESNTFSRCPADYAAFTDRGIQLGDDAIAARAEANTPIAGFLDIGRPAGWKVIHAISAAAQPSGPVTRDAFDRIAGVIVETAKAHAGKIDGVLLGLHGAMVTEFCEDGEGELLERVRAVLGPDVPIGVTLDPHANVTRKMTDLANIVVSYKTYPHVDMREIGKLAAGIMQRTMKGEIRPVTLRAERPMLEEVNGGRTDVGPMVERIAKARAYEKEAGVFAVSVNGGFGNADIHEVGPTVLVTCEGEREKHHAFAEAMVEDMWQRRFDVVTPFLSVEDAVDEAKSYVATKGPLIIADYSDNPGGGGYGDATGLLKGMIAADLRQACFGPMVDPEVAAELRKGKPGSTVSVRLGGKVDPEIGGGPLELTGTLVSVSDGDYTGDGPMIGGLQASWGPCAVLRVGDIEILVTTIRAQMNDLQQFRAFGIDPAAKRVVGLKSMQHFRAAFEPIAGKVIVCDSGALCTPDLSKLPYRRVRRPLYPLDKGV, from the coding sequence ATGAGCTTCACCGTCCTGACCGCCGAGTTCTCGCATGAGAGCAACACTTTCAGCCGCTGCCCGGCCGATTACGCAGCCTTCACCGATCGCGGTATCCAGCTTGGCGACGACGCCATCGCCGCGCGGGCCGAGGCCAACACGCCGATCGCCGGCTTTCTCGATATCGGCCGCCCGGCCGGGTGGAAGGTCATCCATGCGATCAGTGCCGCTGCGCAGCCCTCCGGCCCGGTGACGCGCGATGCCTTCGACCGGATCGCCGGCGTCATCGTCGAGACCGCGAAAGCCCATGCCGGAAAGATCGACGGCGTGCTGCTTGGCCTGCACGGCGCGATGGTCACGGAATTCTGCGAGGACGGCGAGGGCGAATTGCTGGAGCGCGTCCGCGCCGTGCTCGGGCCGGACGTGCCGATCGGCGTGACGCTCGATCCCCACGCCAATGTCACCCGGAAGATGACCGATCTCGCCAATATCGTCGTCTCCTACAAGACCTATCCGCATGTCGACATGCGCGAGATCGGCAAGCTTGCGGCCGGCATCATGCAGCGGACGATGAAGGGCGAGATCAGGCCGGTGACGCTGCGCGCCGAGCGGCCGATGCTGGAGGAGGTCAATGGCGGGCGCACCGATGTCGGCCCGATGGTCGAGCGCATCGCCAAGGCAAGGGCATATGAGAAGGAGGCCGGCGTCTTCGCCGTCAGCGTCAATGGCGGTTTCGGCAATGCCGATATCCACGAGGTCGGCCCGACAGTGCTCGTCACCTGCGAGGGCGAGCGCGAGAAACACCATGCTTTCGCCGAAGCGATGGTCGAGGACATGTGGCAGCGCCGCTTCGACGTGGTGACGCCGTTTCTCTCGGTCGAGGACGCCGTCGACGAGGCCAAGTCCTATGTCGCGACGAAGGGACCGCTGATCATCGCCGACTACTCCGACAATCCCGGCGGTGGCGGCTATGGCGATGCGACCGGCCTGCTCAAGGGCATGATCGCGGCCGATCTCAGGCAAGCCTGTTTCGGCCCGATGGTCGATCCTGAAGTCGCCGCCGAGCTGCGCAAGGGCAAGCCGGGCTCGACCGTCTCGGTCAGGCTCGGTGGCAAGGTCGATCCCGAGATCGGCGGCGGGCCGCTCGAGCTCACCGGCACGCTGGTCAGCGTCAGCGACGGCGACTATACCGGCGACGGCCCCATGATCGGCGGCTTGCAGGCGAGCTGGGGGCCCTGCGCCGTGCTGCGCGTCGGCGATATCGAGATCCTCGTCACGACGATCCGTGCCCAGATGAACGATCTGCAGCAGTTCCGCGCATTCGGTATCGACCCGGCGGCGAAGCGCGTCGTCGGGCTGAAATCGATGCAGCATTTCCGCGCCGCCTTCGAGCCGATCGCCGGCAAGGTGATCGTCTGCGACAGCGGGGCGCTCTGCACGCCCGATCTCAGCAAGCTGCCCTATCGCCGGGTGCGGCGGCCGCTCTACCCGCTCGACAAGGGGGTGTGA
- a CDS encoding CheR family methyltransferase, with the protein MDETAPIRDFEKLLRETIGLSMETVGASVIRHALKRRMTACAMADLHAYWAFVAANAAERQELVDAVIVPETWFFRDREAFGAMVRHISENRATGCPLRLLSLPCSTGEEPYSIAMALLDAGFPEGSFQIDAIDVSTRNLVHAERAIYGKNSFRGADMAFRDRYFEAREGGFRPHDIVRRQVRFRLGNVLATTTPAGQDAYDVIFCRNLLIYFDRETQGAALTRLRQMLADDGMLLVGPAESGLPPLLGFASVRFPRAFAFVKAQAARVKCAEPPAARKPRPAPAKTPPSIPAKTAAPLPTPRPFTQKAPPAQPSAPAPDRVAASLAGIERAADAGRLAEVSAAAERHIAEFGPSPDAFYWLGLAHDAADAAEDAMRNYRKALYLAPDHQRALAQLRLLQQRLGDHSGAKALADRLDRLTKRSGA; encoded by the coding sequence ATGGACGAGACCGCGCCGATCCGGGATTTCGAGAAGCTGCTCAGGGAGACCATCGGCCTGAGCATGGAGACGGTTGGCGCCTCCGTCATCCGCCATGCCCTGAAACGGCGGATGACGGCCTGCGCCATGGCCGATCTCCACGCCTACTGGGCCTTCGTCGCGGCCAACGCTGCTGAGCGGCAGGAGTTGGTGGACGCCGTCATCGTCCCCGAGACCTGGTTCTTCCGCGACCGCGAGGCCTTCGGCGCGATGGTCCGGCATATCAGCGAGAACCGTGCGACCGGCTGCCCGCTGAGGCTGCTCAGCCTGCCCTGCTCGACCGGCGAGGAGCCCTATTCCATCGCGATGGCCCTGCTCGATGCCGGCTTTCCGGAAGGCAGCTTCCAGATCGACGCGATCGATGTCAGCACCCGCAATCTCGTTCATGCCGAGCGCGCCATCTACGGGAAGAATTCGTTCCGCGGCGCCGACATGGCCTTTCGCGACCGCTATTTCGAGGCCAGAGAAGGTGGTTTCAGGCCGCATGACATCGTCCGCCGACAGGTCCGCTTCCGCCTCGGCAACGTGCTTGCGACGACAACCCCTGCCGGGCAGGACGCCTACGACGTCATCTTCTGCCGCAACCTCCTGATCTATTTCGATCGCGAGACGCAAGGTGCGGCACTGACCCGGCTCCGGCAGATGCTGGCCGATGACGGGATGCTGCTGGTCGGCCCGGCCGAATCCGGCCTGCCGCCCCTGCTCGGCTTCGCATCGGTGCGCTTTCCGCGGGCTTTCGCGTTCGTGAAGGCCCAGGCCGCCCGCGTGAAATGCGCCGAGCCGCCGGCTGCGCGAAAGCCGCGACCGGCTCCGGCGAAAACTCCCCCCTCGATCCCGGCCAAGACGGCCGCACCGCTGCCGACACCTCGTCCCTTCACCCAGAAGGCGCCCCCCGCCCAGCCATCCGCGCCTGCGCCGGATCGGGTGGCGGCCAGCCTGGCCGGTATCGAGCGCGCAGCCGATGCCGGGCGGCTCGCCGAGGTGAGCGCAGCCGCCGAGCGCCATATCGCCGAATTCGGCCCCTCGCCGGATGCGTTCTACTGGCTGGGCCTCGCCCATGATGCGGCCGATGCGGCGGAGGACGCGATGCGCAACTACCGCAAGGCGCTCTATCTCGCACCTGATCACCAGCGGGCACTCGCCCAGCTCAGGTTGCTCCAACAGCGCCTGGGCGACCATAGCGGCGCCAAGGCGCTGGCCGACCGGCTCGACCGGCTGACGAAGCGGAGCGGCGCCTGA
- a CDS encoding NAD(P)/FAD-dependent oxidoreductase translates to MATAIEQADVFVLGAGIVGVSVALHLQERGRRVLLVDRGEPGAETSHGNAGLIERSSVVPYAFPRDIATLASLASNRSIAVRYRPAALLRMAPWLARYWWNSAPDRLDRLGRSILPLIERCIDEHRRWTQAAGTEALMRGEGWIELYRTRQGFDMATRGATELAAYGLAYDLLDEDALRRLEPGLIAGSVSGAVHWRDPVTVSDPGAVTRAYAALFVARGGLLKPADAASLQQENGEWRLSVDGAEWQAPEAVVALGPWSNDLVERFGYRFPIGFKRGYHMHYESADDTAPRHPLCDAQAGFVLTTMQRGVRLTTGIELAGRDEPSDSWQLDRAERIARQIVPLGRRLDAEPWRGARPCLPDMLPIIGAAPRHRGLWFAFGHAHHGFTLGPATGRLLAEMMTGAPTLCDPAPFAAERFLPQARSA, encoded by the coding sequence ATGGCGACCGCGATTGAACAGGCCGATGTGTTCGTGCTCGGCGCTGGTATCGTCGGCGTCAGCGTGGCGCTGCACCTTCAGGAGCGTGGCCGGCGCGTGCTGCTGGTCGATCGCGGCGAGCCGGGCGCCGAGACCAGCCACGGCAATGCCGGGCTGATCGAGCGCTCCTCGGTCGTGCCCTATGCTTTCCCGCGCGATATCGCGACGCTCGCCAGCCTCGCCTCGAACCGCTCCATCGCCGTGCGCTATCGCCCGGCGGCCTTGCTGCGGATGGCGCCCTGGCTCGCGCGCTACTGGTGGAACTCGGCCCCCGACCGGCTCGACCGGCTCGGTCGCTCCATCCTGCCTTTGATCGAGCGCTGCATCGACGAGCACCGGCGCTGGACGCAGGCCGCCGGCACCGAGGCGCTCATGCGCGGCGAGGGCTGGATCGAGCTTTACCGCACGCGGCAGGGCTTCGACATGGCGACCCGGGGGGCCACTGAACTCGCAGCCTACGGTCTCGCCTATGATCTGCTCGACGAGGACGCGCTGCGCCGCCTCGAGCCCGGCCTGATCGCCGGCAGCGTTTCCGGCGCAGTGCATTGGCGCGACCCCGTCACCGTCAGCGATCCCGGTGCGGTGACCCGCGCCTATGCCGCACTGTTCGTCGCCCGTGGCGGCCTGTTGAAGCCGGCGGATGCAGCAAGCCTCCAGCAAGAGAATGGGGAATGGCGCCTGTCGGTCGACGGCGCGGAATGGCAGGCGCCCGAGGCCGTCGTCGCCCTCGGCCCGTGGTCGAACGATCTCGTCGAGCGCTTCGGCTATCGCTTCCCCATCGGCTTCAAGCGCGGCTACCACATGCATTACGAGAGCGCCGACGACACGGCGCCGCGTCACCCTCTCTGCGACGCCCAGGCCGGCTTCGTGCTGACGACGATGCAGCGCGGCGTCCGCCTGACCACGGGGATCGAGCTCGCCGGGCGCGACGAACCCTCCGATTCCTGGCAGCTCGACCGGGCCGAGCGCATCGCCCGGCAGATCGTACCACTCGGCCGCCGGCTCGATGCCGAGCCCTGGCGCGGCGCCCGCCCCTGCCTGCCGGACATGCTGCCGATCATCGGCGCGGCCCCGCGCCATCGCGGCCTCTGGTTCGCCTTCGGCCACGCCCATCACGGCTTCACCCTCGGCCCCGCCACCGGTCGCCTGCTCGCCGAGATGATGACGGGCGCGCCGACACTCTGCGACCCCGCCCCCTTCGCCGCCGAGCGCTTTCTACCCCAGGCCCGCAGCGCCTGA
- a CDS encoding ABC transporter permease yields the protein MLRFAIRRLAMLVPVFLAVSLVIFMIIHLVPGDPLEHLIQVGSSPEQRAQMIARYGLDQPLLVQYGRWLAKVVTGDFGDAIVMRQPVSQLIAENMPHSLALGGTALIFSTVVGIVTGVLAASFRDSLFDRAVMGFILLGSTLPSFWLALLMILMFAVQFEWFPVSGARTWDALVLPALTIGIGGTALIARVTRAAMVEISQRDFVRVLQAKGVPFWRIQLRHILQQAMLPVMTILGLRIGWILGGAVTVEYVFARPGLGSLLITGLGQRDYPLVQGCLLMLAIAVMLGTLIGDLAQAALDPRLREAMGAR from the coding sequence TTGCTGCGCTTCGCGATCCGGCGCCTCGCCATGCTGGTGCCGGTCTTCCTCGCCGTCTCGCTGGTGATCTTCATGATCATCCATCTCGTGCCGGGCGACCCGCTGGAGCATCTGATCCAGGTCGGCTCCTCGCCCGAGCAGCGGGCGCAGATGATCGCGCGCTACGGCCTGGACCAGCCCCTGCTGGTCCAGTACGGGCGCTGGCTCGCCAAGGTCGTCACCGGCGATTTCGGCGACGCCATCGTGATGCGCCAGCCGGTATCCCAGCTCATCGCCGAGAACATGCCGCATAGCCTCGCGCTCGGCGGCACGGCGCTGATCTTCTCGACGGTGGTCGGGATCGTCACCGGTGTGCTCGCGGCCTCCTTCCGCGACAGCCTGTTCGACCGGGCGGTGATGGGCTTCATCCTGCTCGGTTCGACTCTGCCGAGTTTCTGGCTCGCGCTCCTGATGATCCTGATGTTCGCCGTGCAATTCGAGTGGTTCCCGGTCTCGGGCGCCCGGACATGGGACGCGCTGGTGCTGCCGGCGCTGACCATCGGCATCGGCGGTACGGCGCTGATCGCCCGCGTCACGCGCGCCGCGATGGTCGAAATCTCGCAGCGGGACTTCGTGCGCGTGCTGCAGGCCAAGGGCGTGCCGTTCTGGCGCATCCAGCTCCGCCACATCCTGCAGCAGGCGATGCTCCCGGTCATGACCATCCTCGGCCTGCGCATCGGCTGGATTCTCGGCGGCGCGGTCACCGTCGAATACGTCTTCGCCCGGCCGGGGCTCGGCTCGTTGCTGATCACGGGCCTGGGTCAGCGCGACTATCCGCTGGTGCAGGGTTGCCTGCTGATGCTGGCGATCGCGGTGATGTTGGGCACGCTGATCGGCGATCTCGCCCAGGCGGCGCTCGATCCGCGCCTGCGCGAAGCGATGGGTGCGCGATGA
- a CDS encoding MurR/RpiR family transcriptional regulator — MSQTLRQRLQACLANGSKADKALASYMLAQMPSLPFETAASLAEKVSLSEPTVGRFCRTLGYKSLKDLKANLAEEIGDRPWLISDRLRDFQQRSLAGDDQLARSLQLEIAGLVRIYELAQSEEWKRVVRRLATAPSVHVTGFQTERGLAQYLANQLQYLRDGVHLADLAAGNFSELLLSGEKDRCLVIFEARRYSRMAKVLAEQAKAAGIKTTLITDSFCDWGQGLVDEMLVVSTEFNLFWDSTAQMANLGNLLINAVFVELGPQVEARLNRMAELYGRFTGHVGDSSGPLD, encoded by the coding sequence ATGTCGCAGACGCTTCGCCAGAGATTGCAGGCTTGCCTTGCCAACGGCTCCAAGGCCGACAAGGCGCTGGCGAGCTATATGCTGGCGCAGATGCCGAGCCTGCCCTTCGAGACGGCGGCGAGCCTGGCCGAGAAGGTCTCGCTTAGCGAGCCCACGGTCGGTCGCTTCTGCCGGACGCTCGGCTACAAGAGCCTGAAGGATCTCAAGGCCAATCTCGCCGAGGAGATCGGCGACAGGCCCTGGCTGATCAGCGACCGCCTGCGCGACTTCCAGCAGCGCAGCCTCGCCGGCGACGATCAGCTCGCGCGCAGCCTGCAACTGGAGATCGCCGGGCTCGTGCGCATCTACGAGCTCGCCCAGAGCGAGGAGTGGAAGCGCGTCGTCCGCCGGCTGGCGACGGCGCCCTCCGTCCATGTCACCGGTTTCCAGACCGAACGCGGCCTTGCGCAGTACCTCGCCAACCAGCTCCAGTACCTGCGCGACGGCGTGCATCTTGCCGATCTTGCAGCCGGCAATTTCTCGGAGCTGCTGCTATCGGGCGAGAAGGACCGCTGCCTCGTGATCTTCGAGGCGCGGCGCTATTCGCGCATGGCCAAGGTGCTGGCCGAGCAGGCGAAGGCCGCGGGCATCAAGACCACGCTCATCACCGATTCCTTCTGCGACTGGGGGCAGGGGCTCGTCGACGAGATGCTGGTGGTCTCGACCGAGTTCAACCTGTTCTGGGACTCGACCGCGCAGATGGCGAACCTCGGCAACCTCCTGATCAACGCGGTCTTCGTCGAGCTCGGCCCGCAGGTCGAGGCGCGCCTGAACCGAATGGCCGAGCTCTACGGGCGGTTCACCGGCCATGTCGGGGACAGTTCCGGCCCGCTCGACTGA
- a CDS encoding ABC transporter permease — MSRKSLAGRILRSPRGAICALFLLALVLCAIFAPWIAPYDYAAQKLSIANTPPSAAHWLGTDEFGRDLLSRIIQGARTSLSVSVLSIALSVLMGAALGAAAGYFGGIFDKVVTVFVDLTWSFPEILLALILIAILGPGLHSTAIAIAIAYLAQFTRLTRAQVMALKGELFVDAAVTAGARPARVLFLHLLPNAMTPVVVAGMLATGDAIVLEATLGFFGLGAQPPVPSWGAMMSSGTAQIFIAPWIIIFPGLVIATTVIAINVFGDALIEALDIRRPLRDG, encoded by the coding sequence ATGAGCCGCAAATCTCTCGCCGGCCGCATCCTCCGTTCGCCGCGTGGCGCCATCTGCGCGTTGTTCCTCCTCGCGCTCGTGCTCTGCGCGATCTTCGCGCCCTGGATTGCGCCTTACGATTATGCCGCGCAGAAGCTCTCCATCGCCAATACGCCGCCCTCGGCGGCGCATTGGCTTGGTACCGACGAGTTCGGGCGCGACCTGCTTTCGCGCATCATTCAGGGCGCGCGGACCTCGCTCAGCGTCAGCGTGCTCTCGATCGCGCTCTCGGTGCTGATGGGCGCGGCGCTCGGCGCTGCCGCCGGCTATTTCGGCGGTATCTTCGATAAGGTCGTCACCGTCTTCGTCGACCTGACCTGGTCCTTCCCGGAAATCCTGCTGGCGCTGATCCTGATCGCGATCCTCGGGCCCGGATTGCATTCGACGGCGATCGCCATCGCGATCGCCTATCTCGCGCAGTTCACCCGCCTGACGCGGGCGCAAGTGATGGCTCTGAAGGGCGAGCTCTTCGTCGATGCGGCTGTGACGGCGGGTGCTCGGCCGGCCCGCGTGCTCTTCCTGCATCTCCTGCCCAATGCGATGACGCCGGTCGTTGTCGCCGGCATGTTGGCGACCGGCGATGCGATCGTGCTGGAAGCGACGCTCGGCTTCTTCGGCCTCGGCGCCCAGCCGCCCGTCCCGAGCTGGGGGGCGATGATGAGCTCCGGCACCGCGCAGATCTTCATCGCGCCCTGGATCATCATCTTCCCCGGCCTCGTCATCGCCACGACTGTCATCGCCATCAACGTCTTCGGCGATGCGCTGATCGAGGCGCTCGATATCCGCCGCCCGCTGCGGGACGGCTGA
- a CDS encoding methyl-accepting chemotaxis protein encodes MKSLTIRRRILISFAAILAVMTAMAGASYFWFLQTEREVLEVETKTVPGLYYSAQLMVVWADATRLAREMGRAENPAARSQAADAVLANRARVRELLKSYEGAITTEIDRRNHNTAAQLVEQFATAEDAILAAGKQASANGQAVDQSAAIRSELDPTIAKVRSALREMVEFNKAEADASTRQIVAIVRAAELGLIICFVIALVLAILCGYLLFRAVTVPLGKLLGIVEHMRQGDFSERLTLARRDEFSTLADGVNAMADDLAGLIGQVQKSSIQVNTSITEVAATSKEQQATANEIAATTTEIGATAKEISATSNELAHTMDEVSAVAEQTATLANGGQAGLARMESTMRQVMEAAGAINAKLAILSEKAGNINQVVTTITKVADQTNLLSLNAAIEAEKAGQYGRGFAVVATEIRRLADQTAVSTYDIEQMVKDIQSAVAAGVMGMDKFSEEVRRGMQEVQQVGGQLSEIIEQVQGLVPRFEGANEGMQAQATGAGQISEALSQLSEAAQQTVESLQQSTLAIDELNQVSNGLRSSISRFKLRA; translated from the coding sequence ATGAAGAGCCTGACGATACGCCGTCGCATCCTGATCAGCTTCGCCGCGATCCTCGCGGTGATGACCGCCATGGCCGGAGCCAGCTATTTCTGGTTCCTGCAGACGGAGCGGGAGGTGCTCGAGGTTGAGACCAAGACCGTTCCGGGGCTCTATTACAGCGCGCAGTTGATGGTGGTCTGGGCCGATGCCACCCGCCTGGCCCGGGAGATGGGACGCGCCGAGAATCCCGCGGCCAGAAGCCAGGCCGCCGATGCGGTTCTCGCCAACCGGGCGCGGGTTCGCGAATTGCTGAAGTCCTATGAAGGCGCGATCACGACGGAGATCGACCGGCGCAATCACAACACAGCCGCACAGCTTGTCGAACAATTCGCCACAGCCGAGGATGCGATCCTTGCTGCAGGCAAGCAGGCGTCGGCGAACGGCCAGGCCGTCGACCAGTCCGCAGCGATCCGCAGCGAACTCGATCCAACCATCGCCAAGGTGCGCTCCGCGCTGCGCGAGATGGTCGAGTTCAACAAGGCGGAAGCCGACGCTTCGACCCGTCAGATCGTCGCCATCGTCCGTGCGGCCGAACTCGGCCTGATCATCTGCTTCGTGATCGCGCTCGTCCTCGCGATCCTCTGCGGCTACCTGCTGTTCCGGGCTGTCACCGTGCCGCTCGGCAAGCTGCTTGGCATCGTCGAGCATATGCGGCAGGGCGATTTCAGCGAACGCCTGACGCTCGCCCGGCGCGACGAGTTCAGCACGCTCGCCGACGGCGTCAACGCCATGGCCGACGACCTCGCCGGGCTGATCGGCCAGGTCCAGAAGTCGAGCATCCAGGTCAACACGTCGATCACCGAGGTCGCCGCGACCTCGAAGGAGCAGCAGGCGACGGCCAACGAGATCGCCGCAACCACGACCGAGATCGGCGCCACCGCCAAGGAGATCTCCGCCACCTCCAACGAGCTCGCCCACACCATGGATGAGGTCTCGGCCGTGGCCGAGCAGACCGCGACGCTCGCCAATGGCGGGCAGGCCGGGCTGGCGCGCATGGAGAGCACGATGCGGCAGGTGATGGAGGCCGCCGGCGCGATCAACGCCAAGCTCGCGATCCTCAGCGAGAAGGCGGGCAACATCAACCAGGTCGTCACCACCATCACCAAGGTCGCCGACCAGACCAACCTGCTCTCGCTCAACGCCGCGATCGAGGCGGAGAAGGCCGGGCAATACGGCCGCGGCTTCGCCGTGGTGGCGACCGAGATCCGCCGCCTCGCCGACCAGACCGCCGTCTCGACCTACGACATCGAGCAGATGGTCAAGGACATCCAGTCGGCCGTCGCGGCCGGCGTGATGGGCATGGACAAGTTCTCCGAGGAGGTGCGGCGCGGCATGCAGGAGGTCCAGCAGGTCGGCGGCCAGTTGTCGGAGATCATCGAGCAGGTCCAGGGGCTGGTGCCGCGCTTCGAGGGTGCGAACGAAGGCATGCAGGCGCAGGCGACCGGCGCAGGCCAGATCAGCGAGGCGCTCTCGCAGCTCAGCGAGGCCGCGCAGCAAACGGTCGAATCCCTGCAGCAGTCGACGCTCGCCATCGACGAACTCAACCAGGTCTCGAACGGGCTGCGCAGCTCGATCTCGCGCTTCAAGCTGCGGGCCTGA
- a CDS encoding ABC transporter substrate-binding protein — MKTMMKGSLLALGLSALAAGTALAQEATFVMTARLVGAPTYNPIKATKLNTATTLIYDRLVVQDADQSFHGQLATSWESSPDGMLWTFKLKPGVKFHNGEPFNAKTIEWWVPQFKGTENAFTVEAIDKVEVVDDLTVRFHMKNPDPNLLFNLASSFMCIPEPKSYEALGDKFGVTEAIGTGPYKMQQFTVGQQTVLVRNDDYKSASALSKNQGPAKFKKLTFREIGEESTAYLELKTGGADVLVNVPTDFLPRIQADKAVKLVTIPGNEVVYMPINTSVEPFTDVKVREATAFAVNQKEILTSLYGGNGETADTFLISSLKESQVDPKYKISYDPERSKKVFDAAGWKPGPDGIRVKDGKRLEVKLWAQNGTEFKRLAEIVQAQLKAVGMQADISIVDAGSINAQYRKKTEHQLAVRAYQWTNADIVDWFFAAKRAGYPNVSMFNDPEAEKLNDIAMNKSKTWDERVANFTKYHEYVLSQYPFAPIYQPVQSLAYGKRVVMPEKIRGIGFSSQSMIDIAPAN; from the coding sequence ATGAAGACGATGATGAAGGGGAGCCTGCTGGCGCTGGGTCTGTCGGCGCTGGCAGCCGGCACGGCACTGGCGCAGGAAGCCACGTTCGTGATGACCGCGCGCCTTGTCGGCGCGCCGACCTACAACCCGATCAAGGCGACGAAGCTCAACACGGCGACGACGCTGATCTACGACCGGCTGGTGGTGCAGGATGCCGACCAGAGCTTCCACGGCCAGCTCGCGACCTCCTGGGAGTCGAGCCCGGACGGCATGCTCTGGACCTTCAAGCTGAAGCCCGGCGTCAAGTTCCACAATGGCGAGCCCTTCAACGCCAAGACGATCGAATGGTGGGTGCCGCAGTTCAAGGGCACCGAAAACGCCTTCACCGTCGAGGCGATCGACAAGGTGGAGGTCGTCGACGACCTGACCGTGCGCTTCCACATGAAGAATCCCGACCCGAACCTGCTGTTCAACCTCGCCAGCTCGTTCATGTGCATCCCGGAGCCGAAATCCTACGAGGCGCTCGGCGACAAGTTCGGCGTGACCGAGGCGATCGGCACCGGCCCCTACAAGATGCAGCAGTTCACGGTAGGCCAGCAGACCGTGCTGGTGCGCAACGACGACTACAAATCGGCTTCCGCCCTGTCGAAGAACCAGGGGCCGGCCAAGTTCAAGAAGCTGACCTTCCGCGAGATCGGCGAGGAATCGACCGCCTATCTCGAACTCAAGACCGGCGGCGCCGACGTGCTCGTCAACGTGCCCACCGACTTCCTGCCGCGCATCCAGGCCGACAAGGCGGTGAAGCTCGTGACCATCCCCGGCAACGAGGTGGTCTATATGCCGATCAACACCAGCGTTGAGCCGTTCACCGACGTGAAGGTGCGCGAGGCGACCGCCTTCGCCGTGAACCAGAAGGAAATCCTGACCAGCCTCTATGGCGGCAATGGCGAGACCGCCGACACCTTCCTGATCTCCTCGCTGAAGGAGTCGCAGGTCGATCCCAAGTACAAGATTTCCTACGATCCCGAGCGCTCGAAGAAGGTGTTCGATGCGGCCGGCTGGAAGCCCGGCCCCGACGGCATCCGTGTCAAGGACGGCAAGCGCCTCGAGGTGAAGCTCTGGGCCCAGAACGGCACCGAGTTCAAGCGCCTCGCCGAGATCGTCCAGGCGCAGCTCAAGGCCGTCGGCATGCAGGCCGATATCAGCATCGTCGATGCCGGCTCGATCAATGCGCAGTACCGCAAGAAGACCGAGCACCAGCTCGCGGTGCGCGCCTATCAATGGACCAATGCCGATATCGTCGACTGGTTCTTCGCGGCCAAGCGCGCGGGCTATCCCAATGTCTCTATGTTCAACGATCCCGAGGCGGAAAAGCTCAACGACATCGCCATGAACAAATCGAAGACCTGGGACGAGCGCGTCGCGAATTTCACGAAATACCATGAGTACGTGCTGTCGCAGTATCCGTTCGCGCCGATCTACCAGCCGGTGCAGAGCCTGGCCTATGGCAAGCGCGTCGTGATGCCCGAGAAGATCCGCGGCATCGGCTTCTCCAGTCAGTCGATGATCGACATCGCCCCGGCCAACTGA